ATGAACCCCATTACGACGCAGCCACGATATGGCGCTGGGAGCATGGCCACCAGCGACTGGCAGACCGGCGTGTTTGACTGCTGCGACGACATGGGGATTTGTAAGTGCACAATGTCACGGGCTCTCCACTGAGTGACTAGGATGCAAATGTCTGATATCATAAAACTGTTTTATCCTTCGATTGCCTTCCATGCTCCATTCTGTAAACCAGATGTCACAGACTGAAAGTTGACTCACAGGTATGGTCTGGGCTGGGGCCTGTACCACCTGCACATATTGATGTTTTCCGAGCTTTACTTTTAAAATCGTAGGAAACCACCAAACATCAAATTTCACACAGAAACCTAGTTTTCTAGTTTctcttgaaattttaaaaatccaggaAAGTTGGGCCCTATTCTCACAGGGCAGAAATCTAGGGAGCGAGATGAGACtctgcctgctcctggaaagctgacaatctcagaaacgctGCTGACAATCTCTATGATTCGGAATCGACTCAGGGGGAGGGGGTTTGGTTCAGTGAGCCTTTCGCCCATCAGTTAAGTCGCTGCCAACCTGTCTTCCGTATTGATTCCTCTTGTCTGGCCTTGTGGGTGTGATCCTtgtcttgtctttttttaaaaatcattttattaggggctcatacaactcttttcccaatccacacatacattatttgtgtccagcacattcatacatatgttgccatcatcattctcaaaacacctgctttctacttgagcccttggtatcacctcctcattttcccctctcttcctgctcccccctccccctcccccttgataatttataaatattattttctcatatcttgtggGTGTGATCCTTTTCTATCTCAATCACCTCCTATTCATTCTGCTTTTGTTTTGACTTCTCTGGTATGGCCATGTTTCTCCAATatgtctccttccctccccccccccccccccccgctttctaTTTTGTACAGCGCTACTTATTGTATTTTGGGGCATTCAGTGCTATTCTTGTGAGTCTTATGATTGTCCCATTTCAGCAAGtattgcccccccacccccttctctttaCTGACTTTAATTATTATCTTATGCTGCCAACCACACTTCCCATTGGAGCCGAGGAAACACTCTGGGCCTCCTTTGAGGAAGAaggcctctctctttttctctgttgTAAGATGAAACTTCCCAGTTCACTGGAGAGAACCTTCTACAAAGAACAATCCATGAGAAAGCATGGACTTTCTTACCTGGTACAGCCGTATAAAGCCACCCCCCTAGAACTTCTCAAAATAAACATTGTACTCAGAGCAGATTTGAGCATAGTTTCTGGTTCCTTACGATTTCCTTTGGTTCATGAAAGTACAGCAAACGCTGTAAGTTGATAATGCTGATATGCCTTAACTTCTGCATGCTTCCGTAGTCACAACTTCTGTTTGTGTTGGTGCTCAGAGCTCTGCTCCAAATGGCCACCCAGAAGCTGTTCCTTAGGGCCTTTTAACTTTGACCCTGGTGATTGCCCCTCAGCATTTTCTCACCTAAGAACGCCCATTGCACCACAGACTTCTTAGCTATCTGAACCAACATGCAGTCACGAGCAAGGAAGGAAGATAATTTGCGAATGCTCCAAGGCGGCAAGGCAGGAGGTGTAATAAAATCTGCCTCAGTAATAACAACTCGAAATGTCCTCCTCAGCTCCTAGGTCCTAGGTTCTCTCTAGAAACAAGAGGTTTAGAGCTAGATGACACCACTCTTTCCACAGAGTCCACTAAGAACATTTTCTGTGCATCGTTTTTCACTCTGTGTCCTTTAGCCAAGATGATGGTGACTTACTCATTGTGATGTCGCCTCCGTCCAGGTCTCTGTGGGACTTTCTGTCCACTGTGCCTCTCGTGCCAGATTGCCTCTGACATGGATGAATGCTGCCTGTGTGGAGCAAGTGTCGCCATGAGGACCCTCTACCGGACCCGCTACAACATCCAGGCGAGTCCTCCAGTGTCACTGGGCAGGCGCTAACAGAGAGGCCCTGCGGTCTCTCCCGAATGACTGAATCTTGGTGGGGGCTGGCCTCGCCTTCATCACTTGGCGTTATTGTGCTTAGCTACCTACCTATCTCATTTCTTACGAATGAGTTAAGAGGAAAGACCAGCCTTGAAGTTCCTTCACCACTAGCTCCTTCGGTGTGCGTTTCCAAAATCGTACAGAATCACAATGATAAATATTAAGAAATTACCATGGATTCAATATTGCCAGAGAATTTACGGGCCATATTTCAAAAGTCACCAACCACTTCAATCACGTTCTTCATAGGAAGTAGAAATCAATCTGTGATGACGCATCGCATTAGGTTGCCGTGAACCCTTCGTTCGTGACAATCTGCAGATAGTTTCGCTTGCCTTGTCTTTGACGAGTTGGACATGTTTAGTAGTACAGGTCGATTACCTTGCTGAATGTTGCTCGATGTGGGCTTCTCAAAGGGTTCCTCATGATCACATTTGGGTTTTGCCTTTTTAGGTGGAGACCCCTCAGAAGAGATGCTATTTTCTTTTCAGTACATCCCGTTAGTAGTAATGTCCACTGACCACTTGGTTAAGGTAGTGTT
The Tenrec ecaudatus isolate mTenEca1 chromosome 3, mTenEca1.hap1, whole genome shotgun sequence DNA segment above includes these coding regions:
- the LOC142443583 gene encoding placenta-specific gene 8 protein-like, encoding MNPITTQPRYGAGSMATSDWQTGVFDCCDDMGICLCGTFCPLCLSCQIASDMDECCLCGASVAMRTLYRTRYNIQGSICNDFMWLGCFPTCTLCQLKRDIEKRKAMNSF